One segment of Gasterosteus aculeatus chromosome 3, fGasAcu3.hap1.1, whole genome shotgun sequence DNA contains the following:
- the ednrba gene encoding endothelin receptor Ba, whose product MKTPLLCLELLLLASLILLVTGQLEPKEQDLLAVTQRLGLVERDVRGLVRPNISMPRRRLPPMCTGPTEIRDTFKYINTVVSCLVFVVGIIGNSTLLRIIYKNKCMRNGPNILIGSLALGDLLHIVIGIPINVYKLLAEDWPFGVSLCKIVPFVQKASVGITVLSLCALSIDRYRAVASWSRIKGIGVPKWMAIEIALIWILSVILAVPEAVAFDMITMDYKGEHLRICLLHPMQQNNFMVFYKSAKDWWLFSAYFCLPLACTAIFYTLMTCEMLRKKNGVQIALSDHLKQRREVAKTVFCLVLVFAVCWLPLHLSRILKLTIYDEKDPNRCELLSFFLVLDYIGINMASVNSCINPIALYVVSQRFKNCFRSFLCCWCLPAEMVMDEKQSCMKLKVTERASDQSNSRVTNKSTSA is encoded by the exons ATGAagactcctctcctctgcttggAGCTGCTCCTCTTGGCGAGTCTCATCCTTCTGGTGACTGGGCAGCTGGAGCCAAAGGAGCAAGACCTCCTTGCTGTTACCCAGAGGCTCGGCCTCGTGGAGAGAGACGTGCGGGGTCTGGTGAGGCCCAACATCTCCATGCCCCGCCGCCGGCTGCCGCCCATGTGCACGGGTCCCACGGAAATCCGAGACACGTTCAAGTACATCAACACGGTGGTGTCCTGCCTGGTGTTTGTTGTGGGCATCATCGGGAATTCCACTCTGCTGAGGATCATCTACAAGAACAAGTGCATGCGCAACGGGCCGAACATCCTGATCGGCAGCCTGGcgcttggagacctgctgcacATCGTCATCGGCATTCCCATCAACGTTTACAAG CTCCTGGCAGAGGACTGGCCTTTTGGAGTGTCTCTCTGCAAGATTGTGCCGTTTGTCCAAAAAGCCTCCGTGGGGATAACGGTGCTGAGTCTGTGTGCGCTGAGTATTGACAG GTATCGCGCCGTGGCCTCGTGGAGCCGCATCAAAGGGATTGGAGTTCCAAAGTGGATGGCAATCGAAATAGCGCTCATCTGGATATTGTCCGTCATCCTGGCCGTGCCAGAAGCCGTAGCCTTCGACATGATCACGATGGACTACAAGGGAGAACACTTGAGGATCTGTTTGCTGCACCCCATGCAACAAAACAACTTCATGGTG TTTTACAAATCAGCAAAGGACTGGTGGCTGTTCAGTGCATATTTCTGCCTGCCGTTGGCCTGCACTGCTATTTTCTACACCCTGATGACCTGCGAGATGCTGAGGAAGAAGAACGGAGTCCAGATTGCTCTCAGTGACCACCTCAAACAG cgCCGGGAGGTGGCTAAGACGGTGTTCTGCCTGGTTCTGGTCTTCGCCGTGTGTTGGCTGCCTCTCCACCTCAGCCGTATCCTGAAGCTCACCATCTACGACGAGAAAGATCCAAACCGCTGCGAACTGCTGAG TTTCTTTTTGGTGTTGGACTACATCGGCATCAACATGGCATCCGTGAACTCCTGCATCAACCCAATCGCCCTCTACGTGGTCAGCCAACGCTTCAAGAACTGTTTCAGG tccttcctctgctgctggtgCCTCCCGGCGGAGATGGTGATGGACGAGAAGCAGTCGTGCATGAAGCTGAAAGTCACAGAACGGGCCTCGGACCAGAGCAACTCTCGAGTGACCAACAAGTCTACATCGGCCTGA
- the erich2 gene encoding glutamate-rich protein 2 produces the protein MNDMANIESVDSTPIGGTTDTSLPTHDANVEESEREEEDVEDEDMETPVQLIMEFLRAVMVRDYRLASQLCRMILIYEPDHPEASEFLPLIQSKLLKEQEEDQSTDEEDEDEDEDFGSNEESPQSSSSDDDDDEEEKQVNSLLVTFLPKGIVAKRWRP, from the exons ATGAACGACATGGCAAACATTGAGTCCGTGGACTCAACACCAATCG GAGGAACAACAGATACGTCTCTCCCGACACATGATGCCAATGTGGAGGAAAGcgagcgagaggaagaggacgtggaggaTGAAGACATGGAGACACCAGTGCAGCTGATAATGGAG TTCCTCAGAGCCGTGATGGTCAGAGACTACCGGCTGGCCAGCCAACTGTGTCGGATGA TTCTCATCTATGAACCAGACCATCCTGAGGCCTCTGAGTTCCTCCCGCTGATCCAGAGCAAGCTGTTAAAGG AACAAGAGGAAGACCAGAGCACTGAcgaagaagatgaggatgaggatgaagactTTGGGAGCAATGAGGAGTCACCTCAGAGCTCAAGctcagatgatgatgatgatgaagaagaaaagcaagTTAACAGCCTCCTTGTCACATTTCTCCCCAAAGGTATCGTAGCAAAACGATGGAGGCCATGA
- the LOC120816375 gene encoding kidney mitochondrial carrier protein 1-like yields the protein MSNVDWRPFVFGGLASVTAECGTFPIDLAKTRLQIQGQVGDSRYREIRYRGMLHAMARIVREEGLRALYSGLAPAMLRQASYGTIKIGTYQSLKRLLVDRPEDETMLTNVMCGVLSGVISSSIANPTDVLKIRMQAQGNVINGGMMGNFINIYQQEGTRGLWKGVSLTAQRAAIVVGVELPVYDITKKHLILSGRMGDNVYTHFVSSFACGLAGALASNPVDVVRTRMMNQKGVALYQGTLDCILQTWRSEGVMALYKGFFPNWLRLGPWNIIFFLTYEQLKKINV from the exons ATGTCCAACGTTGACTGGAGGCCCTTTGTCTTCGGCGGACTCGCTTCCGTCACGGCAGAATGCG GGACTTTCCCAATCGACCTGGCCAAGACACGTCTTCAAATCCAAGGCCAGGTAGGCGACAGCAGATACCGAGAGATCCGGTACCGGGGCATGCTCCATGCCATGGCGAGGATCGTGCGAGAGGAGGGGCTCCGCGCGCTCTATTCCGG ATTAGCTCCTGCTATGCTACGACAGGCCTCCTATGGGACCATCAAAATAGGCACATACCAGAGCTTGAAGCGCCTGCTGGTTGACAGGCCGGAAG ATGAGACCATGCTGACTAACGTCATGTGTGGTGTTCTCTCTGGAGTCATCTCGTCCTCCATCGCCAACCCCACTGACGTGCTGAAG ATCCGCATGCAGGCTCAGGGAAATGTGATCAACGGCGGGATGATGGGCAACTTCATCAACATCTACCAGCAGGAGGGGACAAGGGGACTGTGGAAG GGCGTCTCCCTAACGGCTCAGCGGGCTGCCATCGTGGTCGGGGTTGAGCTACCGGTCTATGACATCACCAAGAAGCACCTGATCCTGTCGGGTCGCATGGGGGACAACGTGTACACCCACTTTGT GTCCAGCTTTGCGTGTGGTCTGGCGGGGGCTTTGGCCTCCAACCCAGTGGACGTGGTGCGCACACGTATGATGAACCAGAAGGGGGTCGCTCTGTACCAGGGAACGCTGGACTGCATACTGCAG ACGTGGCGCTCTGAGGGCGTCATGGCGCTCTACAAGGGTTTCTTTCCCAACTGGCTGCGCCTGGGACCGTGGAACATCATC TTCTTCCTCACATACGAGCAGCTGAAGAAGATCAACGTGTGA